Proteins found in one Oryza glaberrima chromosome 4, OglaRS2, whole genome shotgun sequence genomic segment:
- the LOC127771453 gene encoding ervatamin-B-like, producing the protein MASSPPFRLPLAVVLLFAIICVLLASPSCHADDLTATMTNEHEKEHQLMMMMMDRFHRWMATHNRSYASADEKLRRFEVYRSNMEFIEATNRNGSLTFKLGETPFTDLTHEEFLATYTGGVRLPPERRGMQDDSDEEDAVITTSAGYVAGAGAGRRTAAVPESVDWRKEGAVTPAKHQGQCAACWAFAAVAAIESLHKIKGGDLISLSEQELVDCNDTGNGTCSKGYSDDAFLWVSKNKGIASDLIYPYVGHKESCKKQLLGVHNATVRGVVTLPENREDLIMAAVARQPVAVVFDAGDPLFQNYRGNGVYKGGTGCSTNVNHALTIVGYGTNHPDTGENYWIAKNSYGNLWGDNGFVYLAKDTADRTGVCGLAIWPTFPTIR; encoded by the exons ATGGCTTCCTCCCCGCCGTTTCGTCTACCTCTCGCCGTTGTGCTCCTATTCGCAATCATATGTGTCCTTTTGGCTTCTCCTAGCTGCCATGCGGACGATCTCACCGCCACCATGACAAACGAGCACGAGAAAGAGCatcagctgatgatgatgatgatggacaGGTTCCATAGGTGGATGGCGACGCACAACCGGTCGTACGCCTCCGCCGACGAGAAGCTGCGGCGATTCGAGGTATACCGGAGCAACATGGAGTTCATCGAGGCGACCAACCGGAACGGCAGCCTCACCTTCAAGCTCGGTGAAACGCCGTTCACCGACCTCACCCACGAGGAGTTCCTCGCGACCTACACCGGCGGCGTACGGCTTCCGCCGGAGCGGCGGGGGATGCAAGACGACTCCGACGAGGAGGATGCAGTGATTACAACCAGTGCTGGgtacgtcgccggcgccggcgccggcaggcGTACGGCTGCGGTGCCGGAGTCCGTGGACTGGAGAAAGGAGGGCGCGGTGACTCCGGCCAAGCATCAAGGCCAGTGCG CGGCGTGCTGGGCATTTGCAGCAGTGGCAGCCATAGAGAGCCTGCACAAGATCAAAGGAGGAGATCTGATATCTCTGTCGGAGCAAGAGCTGGTGGACTGTAACGATACTGGAAATGGCACCTGCTCAAAGGGTTACAGCGACGACGCCTTCCTGTGGGTGAGCAAGAACAAGGGGATCGCCAGCGACCTCATCTACCCCTACGTCGGCCACAAGGAGAGCTGCAAGAAGCAGCTGCTCGGCGTGCACAACGCCACCGTCAGAGGCGTCGTCACCTTACCTGAAAACAGGGAGGACCTGatcatggcggcggtggccaggcAGCCGGTGGCCGTCGTGTTCGACGCCGGTGATCCCTTGTTCCAAAACTACAGGGGTAATGGTGTCTACAAGGGCGGCACAGGCTGCTCCACCAACGTGAACCATGCCCTGACCATCGTCGGCTACGGGACGAACCATCCCGACACTGGGGAAAACTATTGGATTGCCAAGAACTCGTACGGCAATCTGTGGGGCGACAATGGCTTCGTCTACTTGGCCAAGGACACAGCTGACCGCACAGGTGTCTGCGGCCTCGCCATATGGCCGACCTTTCCCACCATTCGGTGA
- the LOC127771130 gene encoding glyoxylate/hydroxypyruvate reductase HPR3 isoform X2 — protein sequence MVAPSPDAGKPLVILPRPLYPEFAAALDGRFRFVLAADADEGNAAEARAVLVPALTPVSADLVARLPKLEIVVATSTGVDHIDLDACRRRGISVTNAGEVFAPDVADYAVGLVVAVLRRVAAAEAYLRRGRWVADGDYPLATKVSGKRVGIVGLGSIGGLVARRLAAFGCVIAYNSRSPKASAPYKFYPSVRELAAESDVLVLSCALTEETRRMVGREVMEALGKGGVLVNVGRGGLVDEAELVRCLREGVLGGAGLDVYENEPEVPPELWGMDNVVLSDHRAVITPESIQGVVDIVKANLDAFFSGKPLVSQVQL from the exons ATGGTGGCGCCGTCGCCCGACGCCGGGAAGCCGCTGGTGATCCTGCCGCGGCCGCTCTACCCGGAGTTCGCTGCCGCGCTGGACGGCCGCTTCCGCTTCGTGcttgccgccgacgccgacgagggcaACGCAGCAGAGGCGAGGGCCGTGCTCGTGCCGGCTCTGACGCCTGTGTCCGCAGATCTCGTGGCTAGGCTCCCCAAGCTGGAGATCGTGGTGGCCACGTCCACCGGCGTTGACCACATCGACCTCgacgcgtgccgccgccgcgggatcAGCGTCACCAACGCCGGCGAGGTGTTTGCCCCCGACGTGGCGGACTACGCGGTcgggctcgtcgtcgccgtgcttcgccgcgtggccgccgccgaggcctaCCTCCGGCGAGGCAGGTGGGTGGCGGACGGTGACTACCCTCTCGCGACCAAG gtGAGCGGCAAGCGGGTGGGGATCGTGGGGCTGGGAAGCATCGGCGGcctggtggcgcggcggctggcggcgttCGGCTGCGTGATCGCCTACAACTCGAGGTCACCGAAGGCGTCGGCGCCGTACAAGTTCTACCCCAGCGTGCGGGAGCTCGCCGCGGAGAGCGACGTGCTGGTGCTGAGCTGCGCGCTGACGGAGGAGACGCGGCGCATGGTGGGCCGGGAGGTGATGGAGGCGCTGGGGAAGGGCGGCGTGCTGGTGAACGTGGGGCGCGGCGGGCTGGTGGACGAGGCCGAGCTGGTGAGGTGCCTGCGGGAAGGggtgctcggcggcgccgggctggACGTGTACGAGAACGAGCCGGAGGTGCCGCCGGAGCTGTGGGGGATGGACAACGTCGTGCTGTCGGACCACCGCGCGGTGATCACGCCGGAGTCCATCCAAGGCGTCGTCGACATCGTCAAGGCCAACCTTGACGCCTTCTTCTCCGGGAAGCCTCTAGTCAGCCAAGTGCAGCTCTGA
- the LOC127771130 gene encoding glyoxylate/hydroxypyruvate reductase HPR3 isoform X1, whose protein sequence is MAPPATQDGSSSKPIVLLVDPLIPEFEQELAPSYRLLPAADADEAAAASARALLTVDLPAVTAAQIDALPAIELVVASSAGVDHINLGACRRRGIAVTNAQNAFSADAADYAVGLLVAVLRRVAAADAYVRRGAWATAAGDYPLASKVSGKRVGIVGLGSIGGLVARRLAAFGCVIAYNSRSPKASAPYKFYPSVRELAAESDVLVLSCALTEETRRMVGREVMEALGKGGVLVNVGRGGLVDEAELVRCLREGVLGGAGLDVYENEPEVPPELWGMDNVVLSDHRAVITPESIQGVVDIVKANLDAFFSGKPLVSQVQL, encoded by the exons atggcgccgccggcgacccaaGACGGTTCTTCGTCCAAACCGATCGTGCTCTTGGTCGACCCTCTCATCCCGGAGTTCGAGCAGGAGCTCGCACCCAGCTACCGCCTCCTTCCCGCCGcggacgccgacgaggccgccgccgcctccgcgaggGCGCTCCTCACCGTGGACCTCCCTGCCGTGACCGCCGCACAAATCGACGCGCTCCCGGCGATCGAGCTGGTGGTGGCGTCGTCCGCGGGCGTCGACCACATCAACCTCggcgcatgccgccgccgcgggatcGCGGTCACCAATGCCCAGAACGCGTtctccgccgacgccgcagaCTACGCCGTCGGCCTGCTCGTGGCCGTGCTCCGCCGagtcgctgccgccgacgcgTACGTCAGGCGCGGCGCCTGGGCCACCGCCGCTGGCGATTACCCTCTCGCGAGCAAG gtGAGCGGCAAGCGGGTGGGGATCGTGGGGCTGGGAAGCATCGGCGGcctggtggcgcggcggctggcggcgttCGGCTGCGTGATCGCCTACAACTCGAGGTCACCGAAGGCGTCGGCGCCGTACAAGTTCTACCCCAGCGTGCGGGAGCTCGCCGCGGAGAGCGACGTGCTGGTGCTGAGCTGCGCGCTGACGGAGGAGACGCGGCGCATGGTGGGCCGGGAGGTGATGGAGGCGCTGGGGAAGGGCGGCGTGCTGGTGAACGTGGGGCGCGGCGGGCTGGTGGACGAGGCCGAGCTGGTGAGGTGCCTGCGGGAAGGggtgctcggcggcgccgggctggACGTGTACGAGAACGAGCCGGAGGTGCCGCCGGAGCTGTGGGGGATGGACAACGTCGTGCTGTCGGACCACCGCGCGGTGATCACGCCGGAGTCCATCCAAGGCGTCGTCGACATCGTCAAGGCCAACCTTGACGCCTTCTTCTCCGGGAAGCCTCTAGTCAGCCAAGTGCAGCTCTGA
- the LOC127771128 gene encoding glyoxylate/hydroxypyruvate reductase HPR3-like isoform X2, which yields MTSAVAAPPATGGKRPVLLLRRINDRLAAELRSRFRVLNFYESGAPLLAFLAAAAAGPDPPLAAVVVAGGAIQVNAAFLDAVPSLGCVVTTGAGVDHIDLAECARRGVAVAGAGTVFSTDVADHAVGLLVDVLRRISASDRYVRRGLWAARGDYPLGSKLSGKHVGIIGLGSIGSLIAKRLQAFGCTISYNSRRPKDSVSYNYFPDVTDLAAASDVLIVACALNDETRHIVDSSVLEALGKDGVIVNIARGGIVDEAELIRALKEGRIAGAGLDVFEKEPDVPAELLSMDNVVLTAHEAVFTTESNWDLADLMIANLEAFFSGGPLLTPVLPK from the exons ATGACATCAGCCGTGGCCGCGCCGCCTGCCACCGGCGGCAAGCGACCGGTGCTTCTGCTGCGCCGCATCAACGACCGTCTCGCGGCGGAGCTTCGCTCGCGCTTCCGCGTCCTCAACTTCTACGAATCAGGCGCTcccctcctcgccttcctcgccgccgccgccgcggggcccgaccccccgctcgccgccgtcgtcgtcgccggcggagcCATCCAGGTCAACGCCGCGTTCCTTGACGCGGTGCCCTCCCTTGGCTGCGTCGTCACCACCGGCGCAGGCGTCGACCACATCGACCTCGCCGAGTGCGCGCGCCGCGGGGTCGCGGTGGCCGGCGCAGGCACGGTCTTCTCCACCGACGTGGCGGACCACGCCGTCGGTCTCCTCGTCGACGTGCTCCGGCGCATCTCGGCGTCCGACCGGTACGTCCGCCGCGGGCTCTGGGCGGCGCGTGGGGACTACCCGCTTGGATCCAAG CTAAGTGGCAAGCATGTAGGTATCATCGGCTTGGGCAGCATTGGATCACTGATTGCAAAGAGGCTCCAAGCATTCGGCTGCACCATTTCCTACAACTCCAGGAGGCCAAAGGATTCTGTCTCCTACAACTACTTCCCTGATGTCACCGACCTTGCCGCTGCATCCGACGTGCTCATCGTCGCGTGCGCGCTGAACGATGAGACGCGGCACATCGTCGACAGTAGTGTGCTAGAAGCCCTTGGAAAAGACGGCGTCATCGTGAACATCGCTCGCGGCGGGATTGTTGATGAGGCAGAGCTGATCAGGGCACTGAAGGAAGGGAGAATTGCAGGTGCAGGGCTTGATGTGTTTGAGAAGGAGCCTGATGTGCCGGCAGAGCTCCTGTCCATGGACAATGTGGTGCTCACGGCGCATGAAGCTGTCTTCACCACTGAATCCAACTGGGACCTGGCCGACCTCATGATTGCAAACCTGGAGGCCTTCTTCTCCGGTGGCCCATTGCTTACCCCTGTACTTCCCAAGTAA
- the LOC127771128 gene encoding glyoxylate/hydroxypyruvate reductase HPR3-like isoform X1, giving the protein MDFYLKQKKKSIPFLGASAMTSAVAAPPATGGKRPVLLLRRINDRLAAELRSRFRVLNFYESGAPLLAFLAAAAAGPDPPLAAVVVAGGAIQVNAAFLDAVPSLGCVVTTGAGVDHIDLAECARRGVAVAGAGTVFSTDVADHAVGLLVDVLRRISASDRYVRRGLWAARGDYPLGSKLSGKHVGIIGLGSIGSLIAKRLQAFGCTISYNSRRPKDSVSYNYFPDVTDLAAASDVLIVACALNDETRHIVDSSVLEALGKDGVIVNIARGGIVDEAELIRALKEGRIAGAGLDVFEKEPDVPAELLSMDNVVLTAHEAVFTTESNWDLADLMIANLEAFFSGGPLLTPVLPK; this is encoded by the exons ATGGATTTTTATctaaaacagaaaaagaaatcaattcCATTTTTAGGAGCATCTGCGATGACATCAGCCGTGGCCGCGCCGCCTGCCACCGGCGGCAAGCGACCGGTGCTTCTGCTGCGCCGCATCAACGACCGTCTCGCGGCGGAGCTTCGCTCGCGCTTCCGCGTCCTCAACTTCTACGAATCAGGCGCTcccctcctcgccttcctcgccgccgccgccgcggggcccgaccccccgctcgccgccgtcgtcgtcgccggcggagcCATCCAGGTCAACGCCGCGTTCCTTGACGCGGTGCCCTCCCTTGGCTGCGTCGTCACCACCGGCGCAGGCGTCGACCACATCGACCTCGCCGAGTGCGCGCGCCGCGGGGTCGCGGTGGCCGGCGCAGGCACGGTCTTCTCCACCGACGTGGCGGACCACGCCGTCGGTCTCCTCGTCGACGTGCTCCGGCGCATCTCGGCGTCCGACCGGTACGTCCGCCGCGGGCTCTGGGCGGCGCGTGGGGACTACCCGCTTGGATCCAAG CTAAGTGGCAAGCATGTAGGTATCATCGGCTTGGGCAGCATTGGATCACTGATTGCAAAGAGGCTCCAAGCATTCGGCTGCACCATTTCCTACAACTCCAGGAGGCCAAAGGATTCTGTCTCCTACAACTACTTCCCTGATGTCACCGACCTTGCCGCTGCATCCGACGTGCTCATCGTCGCGTGCGCGCTGAACGATGAGACGCGGCACATCGTCGACAGTAGTGTGCTAGAAGCCCTTGGAAAAGACGGCGTCATCGTGAACATCGCTCGCGGCGGGATTGTTGATGAGGCAGAGCTGATCAGGGCACTGAAGGAAGGGAGAATTGCAGGTGCAGGGCTTGATGTGTTTGAGAAGGAGCCTGATGTGCCGGCAGAGCTCCTGTCCATGGACAATGTGGTGCTCACGGCGCATGAAGCTGTCTTCACCACTGAATCCAACTGGGACCTGGCCGACCTCATGATTGCAAACCTGGAGGCCTTCTTCTCCGGTGGCCCATTGCTTACCCCTGTACTTCCCAAGTAA
- the LOC127769845 gene encoding arginine decarboxylase 2 — MAKKNYGQVYNILGWGDPYFTVNSHGHLAVKPHGRDTMSGQDIDVHSVIHRALATTITTNDGDKKPQFPMILRFPDVLKNRLDSLHAAFHGAVDSTGYASRYQGVFPIKVNQNKAVVQDLVTFGHGYSYGLEAGSKPELLIAMSCLAKAKPGAYLVCNGYKDADYVALALSARAMGLNAIIVLEMEEELDIVVEQSARLGVEPVIGVRAKLLTKIPGHFGSTAGKHGKFGMLADKIYELAGKLKKMGKLHWLKLLHYHVGSMIPTTDIVYNAAAEAAGIYCALVKEHGATGMTTLDCGGGLGVDYDGTRSGSSDMSVAYGLEQYASSIVQAVRLTCDDNGVPHPVLCTESGRAMASHHSMIILEALSAIPEPQDEEDTHHRLLSKIQDLSSKQPRTAHTVNGGGGVDVMHSHAVELKKHGIEMYKLAKKLSKRVTGDANGIYNYHMNLSVFSLVPDFWGIGQLFPMMPVSRLNEKPTINGTLVDITCDSDGKVEKFIRDAVTLPLHPLDDAAAEHGGYYVAALLSGAYQEALACKHNLFSGPTLVRVESAGGGGAFKIVSVELGPTAEEVIGTMRYDVKNDISDVIEKVATENGVWTMVEPLMKKGLTTMPYLNDYKPPKTTF, encoded by the coding sequence ATGGCGAAGAAGAACTACGGTCAAGTGTACAACATCCTCGGGTGGGGCGACCCCTACTTCACCGTGAACTCCCATGGCCACCTCGCCGTCAAGCCCCATGGCCGCGACACCATGTCCGGCCAGGACATCGACGTCCACTCCGTCATCCACAGAGCTctcgccaccaccatcaccaccaacgACGGCGACAAGAAGCCCCAGTTCCCGATGATCCTCCGCTTCCCCGACGTGCTCAAGAACCGCCTCGACTCCCTCCACGCCGCCTTCCATGGCGCCGTCGACAGCACCGGCTACGCGTCCAGGTACCAGGGCGTGTTCCCCATCAAGGTGAACCAGAACAAGGCCGTCGTCCAGGACCTCGTCACCTTCGGCCATGGCTACAGCTACGGCCTCGAGGCTGGCTCCAAGCCGGAGCTGCTCATCGCCATGAGCTGCCTCGCCAAGGCCAAGCCCGGAGCTTACCTGGTCTGCAATGGCTACAAGGACGCCGACTACGTCGCGCTCGCGCTCtccgcgcgcgccatgggccTCAACGCCATCATCGTgctggagatggaggaggagctcgACATCGTCGTCGAGCAGAGCGCCAGGCTCGGCGTCGAGCCGGTCATCGGCGTCCGCGCCAAGCTTCTCACCAAGATTCCGGGACACTTCGGCTCCACGGCCGGCAAGCACGGCAAGTTCGGGATGCTCGCCGACAAGATCTACGAGCTGGCCGGCAAGCTGAAGAAGATGGGGAAGCTGCACTGGCTGAAGCTGCTGCACTACCATGTCGGCTCCATGATCCCGACCACCGACATCGTGTACAACGCGGCGGCCGAGGCCGCAGGAATCTACTGCGCGCTGGTGAAGGAGCACGGCGCGACGGGGATGACCACGCTGgactgcggcggcgggctcggcgtcGACTACGACGGGACGCGGTCGGGCAGCTCCGACATGTCGGTGGCGTACGGGCTCGAGCAGTACGCGTCCAGCATCGTGCAGGCGGTGCGGCTCACGTGCGACGACAATGGCGTCCCCCACCCGGTGCTCTGCACCGAGAGCGGCCGCGCCATGGCGTCGCACCACTCCATGATCATCCTCGAGGCGCTCTCGGCGATCCCGGAGCCGCAGGACGAGGAGGACACCCATCACCGGCTGCTCAGCAAGATCCAGGACCTCTCCTCCAAGCAGCCAAGAACTGCTCATACcgtcaatggcggcggcggcgtggacgtcATGCACTCGCACGCCGTGGAGCTGAAGAAGCACGGGATCGAGATGTACAAGCTGGCGAAGAAGCTGTCCAAGAGGGTGACCGGCGACGCCAACGGCATCTACAACTACCACATGAACCTCTCCGTCTTCTCCCTCGTCCCCGACTTCTGGGGCATCGGCCAGCTCTTCCCGATGATGCCGGTGAGCCGGCTGAACGAGAAGCCGACCATCAACGGCACGCTGGTCGACATCACCTGCGACAGCGACGGCAAGGTCGAGAAGTTCATCCGCGACGCCGTGACGCTGCCGCTGCACCCActcgacgacgcggcggcggagcacggcGGCTACTACGTGGCGGCGCTGCTGTCGGGGGCGTACCAGGAGGCCCTGGCGTGCAAGCACAACCTGTTCAGTGGCCCCACGCTCGTGCGCGTCgagagcgccggcggcggcggcgcgttcaAGATCGTCTCCGTTGAGCTCggcccgacggcggaggaggtcaTCGGCACCATGAGGTACGACGTGAAGAACGACATTAGCGATGTGATCGAGAAGGTTGCGACGGAGAATGGCGTGTGGACGATGGTTGAGCCGCTGATGAAGAAAGGGCTGACCACCATGCCCTACCTCAACGATTACAAGCCCCCCAAAACCACCTTTTAA